One part of the Leucobacter triazinivorans genome encodes these proteins:
- a CDS encoding amidohydrolase translates to MTEHLGGDLAIVGARLRTNTDEGIGATALLVRAGRIAALGDDAAIRAEAEAAGIPVHEASDATVTPGLFDSHTHPHWAAEVTAGIDLGGLETVAQLREVIAAEHARLPEGAWLRGWNLEYEPFEETGLRGDLLEDAAPGRPVALICYDLHTGLATAPALAAAGITGAREFADASEVVVDDAGVPTGELREPTAYNLVFDAAPKPSAEEERDALRNMFRRLAAVGLTGGAIMDGRDRTVELLAELEGRGELDHRVTVHHWHAVGDDDDDVARVIAAGDRRGRLWQTGAIKLFSDGVIDTGTAWLHTVDACGDGRVPFWPSWERYAEVVRAYHEAGMLIATHAVGDYAVSRVLEVYATLPARDGLPFHSIEHLEVLSDADVEQLRGSGVTASMQPLHMQWRAADHSDNWTVRLGPGRDATGYRVRDVLDSGTTLVLGSDWPVAQYDPRLGMAWARGRHAPGDPAAPVFEPEQRLSGEEALLAYTLWPARARGHEDRGVLAVGAVGDLTVWGADPVDATPDELPEVPIRLTVVEGRVVHRQ, encoded by the coding sequence ATGACGGAGCATCTCGGCGGCGATCTCGCGATCGTCGGTGCGCGGCTGCGCACGAACACGGATGAGGGGATCGGGGCGACGGCCCTGCTCGTGCGCGCGGGCCGCATCGCGGCGCTCGGCGACGACGCGGCGATCCGCGCCGAGGCCGAAGCGGCCGGCATCCCGGTGCACGAGGCGTCGGACGCCACGGTGACCCCGGGGCTCTTCGACTCGCACACCCACCCGCACTGGGCCGCGGAGGTCACCGCGGGTATTGATCTGGGCGGCTTGGAGACGGTGGCGCAGCTGCGCGAAGTCATCGCGGCCGAGCACGCGCGCCTGCCCGAGGGCGCCTGGCTGCGCGGCTGGAACCTCGAGTACGAGCCGTTCGAGGAGACGGGTCTGCGCGGCGACCTGCTCGAGGACGCGGCGCCCGGGCGCCCTGTCGCGCTCATCTGCTACGACCTGCACACGGGGCTCGCGACGGCTCCGGCCCTCGCCGCGGCGGGGATCACCGGGGCGCGTGAGTTCGCCGACGCCAGTGAGGTGGTCGTCGACGACGCCGGGGTGCCGACGGGAGAGCTGCGCGAACCGACGGCGTACAACCTGGTCTTCGACGCTGCGCCGAAACCATCGGCCGAGGAAGAGCGCGACGCGCTGCGGAACATGTTCCGGCGTCTGGCTGCGGTGGGGCTGACGGGCGGGGCCATCATGGACGGCCGGGATCGCACGGTCGAGCTGCTCGCCGAGCTCGAGGGCCGCGGCGAGCTGGACCACCGGGTCACCGTGCACCACTGGCACGCGGTGGGCGATGATGACGACGACGTGGCGCGAGTGATCGCGGCCGGGGACCGCCGGGGGCGCCTGTGGCAGACGGGCGCGATCAAGCTCTTCAGCGACGGTGTGATCGACACCGGCACCGCTTGGCTGCACACCGTCGACGCGTGCGGCGACGGCCGCGTGCCGTTCTGGCCGTCGTGGGAGCGCTACGCCGAGGTGGTTCGCGCCTATCATGAGGCCGGAATGCTCATCGCGACGCACGCGGTCGGCGACTACGCGGTGAGTCGTGTGCTCGAGGTCTACGCGACGCTGCCCGCCCGCGACGGGCTGCCGTTCCACTCGATCGAGCACCTCGAAGTGCTCTCGGACGCCGATGTCGAGCAGCTGCGCGGCAGCGGCGTCACCGCGTCCATGCAGCCGCTGCACATGCAGTGGCGCGCGGCCGACCACAGCGACAACTGGACCGTGCGCCTGGGCCCGGGACGCGACGCCACGGGCTACCGGGTGCGCGACGTGCTCGACTCGGGGACGACGCTCGTGCTCGGCTCCGACTGGCCGGTGGCGCAGTACGATCCGCGACTCGGCATGGCGTGGGCGCGAGGGCGGCACGCCCCGGGAGATCCCGCGGCGCCCGTCTTCGAACCCGAGCAGCGTCTGAGCGGCGAGGAGGCACTGCTGGCCTACACGCTGTGGCCGGCGCGGGCGCGCGGGCACGAGGATCGCGGGGTGCTCGCCGTCGGCGCGGTCGGGGACCTCACGGTGTGGGGCGCGGATCCGGTCGACGCGACGCCCGATGAGCTGCCCGAGGTGCCGATCCGGCTCACCGTGGTCGAGGGGAGAGTGGTGCA